The following are from one region of the Rhipicephalus microplus isolate Deutch F79 chromosome 1, USDA_Rmic, whole genome shotgun sequence genome:
- the LOC142765659 gene encoding uncharacterized protein LOC142765659: MPSNAELAKKIEALESLVRSSLDTFANELTAKIKEKLAQEGLGEHASLSDSVQFLCDCYDSIKTKQDELKLANKELVAQNEALTRRVAELEQYSRLNIVEIKGDPVTQGEDCVAIVMLIGEAIQCPVTPSDVDTVHRVSTKSGEKNIVARFCCRGKKSDFVRNARETRPNTSDVGFSGSSSKAIYANDHLSPENKRLFAKVLTLKKAHKWQFLWTDNCQIKARKSGDGRVYRIIKDGDLSIFS, translated from the coding sequence ATGCCATCCAACGCAGAACTGGCCAAAAAAATTGAAGCACTTGAGTCTTTGGTTCGCTCTAGTCTTGATACCTTTGCAAATGAACTAACAGCTAAAATTAAAGAAAAGCTAGCACAGGAAGGACTCGGGGAACATGCGTCCCTCAGTGATAGTGTTCAGTTTCTGTGTGACTGTTACGACTCTATAAAAACAAAGCAGGATGAATTGAAACTAGCTAACAAGGAACTAGTTGCGCAAAATGAGGCACTGACTAGAAGGGTGGCGGAGTTGGAGCAATACTCGAGGCTCAATATTGTTGAAATCAAGGGCGATCCGGTCACTCAGGGTGAGGACTGTGTGGCCATTGTGATGCTAATTGGCGAAGCTATTCAGTGTCCTGTCACGCCCAGCGACGTCGACACAGTTCATCGCGTTTCAACAAAATCAGGTGAAAAGAACATTGTTGCACGGTTCTGCTGCCGTGGAAAGAAAAGCGACTTTGTTCGTAATGCGCGTGAGACCCGTCCGAACACTTCTGATGTTGGCTTCTCTGGTAGCTCAAGTAAAGCAATCTATGCTAATGATCACCTTTCTCCAGAGAACAAAAGATTGTTTGCTAAGGTGCTAACTCTGAAAAAAGCGCACAAATGGCAATTTCTGTGGACAGACAATTGCCAGATCAAGGCGCGGAAGTCTGGTGATGGCAGAGTATATCGCATTATCAAAGACGGTGATCTTAGCATCTTTTCATAG